A single window of Leptolyngbya ohadii IS1 DNA harbors:
- a CDS encoding Fur family transcriptional regulator, with protein sequence MYTVSSLKSELNERGWRLTPQRETILQIFQNLPKGEHLSAEDLHNLLVEDGEAISLSTIYRNLKLMSRMGILRELELAEGHKHYEINQPSPYHHHHLICVRCNKTIEFKNDSILKMGAKTAQKEGYHLLDCQLTIHAICPGCQRSLLPV encoded by the coding sequence ATGTATACCGTATCCTCCCTTAAGTCGGAATTGAACGAGCGGGGCTGGCGACTGACACCGCAGCGAGAAACGATCCTGCAAATTTTTCAGAACCTTCCAAAGGGAGAGCATCTGAGCGCAGAAGATTTGCATAATCTGCTTGTCGAAGACGGTGAAGCCATTAGCCTATCCACCATTTACCGAAACCTCAAGCTAATGTCACGCATGGGCATCCTGCGGGAACTGGAACTGGCGGAAGGACACAAACACTACGAAATTAACCAGCCTTCGCCGTACCACCATCACCACTTGATCTGCGTCCGCTGCAATAAGACGATCGAGTTTAAGAACGATTCCATTCTCAAGATGGGGGCAAAAACGGCTCAGAAGGAAGGCTATCATCTGCTGGACTGCCAGTTGACGATTCATGCCATCTGTCCGGGATGCCAGCGATCGCTGCTGCCTGTTTAG
- a CDS encoding DUF4432 family protein gives MVAIDPSKSPTLSTQALVLENAELKLEIRPDLGGRIDQLQDLQTGKKWLWHPESYNPDKPRSLEVGASFDEHWTGGWDEVFPNDAGGEFQGRNLVDHGELWSQSWEVTESTKLGVTMRYVCQTVPVTVIKNIRISASKPKAAIVYTLQNQSDEPIPFLLKHHAAIAIEPGDEMVLPDCMIEPVTLDFSRIIGKQQQTRFPKALTAEGTEINIKQMPPRSSQLQEFFYSSQLAAGHCGIRSMKSKSALIMRFDTAEFPYVWMFQSYGGWRDHYVVVVEPCTTMPYDLNVACENGTVAYLQPQETQTRSLMITLQRSESLRAAQGDRS, from the coding sequence GTGGTCGCGATCGATCCGTCCAAATCCCCAACCCTTTCCACTCAAGCTTTGGTTCTGGAGAACGCTGAACTCAAGCTGGAGATCAGACCTGATTTAGGTGGACGTATTGATCAGCTTCAGGATCTTCAGACCGGGAAGAAATGGCTCTGGCATCCCGAAAGCTATAACCCCGATAAGCCGCGATCGCTCGAAGTGGGAGCCTCCTTTGACGAACACTGGACGGGCGGCTGGGATGAGGTGTTTCCCAACGATGCAGGCGGCGAATTTCAGGGACGGAATCTGGTCGATCACGGCGAACTGTGGTCGCAGTCCTGGGAAGTCACAGAGTCCACGAAGCTGGGTGTGACAATGCGCTACGTCTGCCAGACCGTCCCTGTGACCGTCATCAAGAATATTCGCATCAGTGCCTCGAAGCCCAAGGCGGCGATCGTCTACACGCTACAAAATCAGTCCGACGAGCCGATTCCCTTTTTGCTCAAGCATCATGCGGCGATCGCGATCGAGCCGGGGGACGAAATGGTCTTGCCCGACTGCATGATTGAACCCGTGACGCTGGACTTCAGCCGGATCATCGGCAAACAGCAGCAGACCCGCTTCCCCAAGGCACTGACCGCCGAGGGCACGGAAATCAACATCAAGCAGATGCCGCCCCGCTCCTCCCAGCTTCAGGAATTCTTCTACAGTTCCCAACTGGCGGCAGGACATTGTGGCATCCGCAGCATGAAATCTAAGTCTGCCCTGATTATGCGCTTCGACACGGCAGAATTCCCCTACGTCTGGATGTTCCAGAGCTACGGCGGCTGGCGCGATCATTACGTGGTCGTAGTTGAACCCTGTACTACCATGCCCTACGACCTCAACGTTGCCTGCGAAAACGGAACTGTTGCTTACCTGCAACCTCAAGAGACTCAGACACGATCGCTCATGATTACTCTGCAAAGAAGTGAATCCTTACGAGCAGCACAAGGAGATCGTTCATAA
- a CDS encoding NAD(P)H-quinone oxidoreductase subunit N: protein MDFANLASQLNAGTILPEGIVITTLMIVLLGDIIGGRSATRWTPYFAIGGLLSAVASLFYQWDIANPIAFLGSFNADALSIVFRGIIALSAAVTILITVRYIEQSGTPLGEFLVILLTAVTGGMLLSGADELIMIYVALETLSISSYLLTGYMKRDPRSNEAALKYLLIGAASSAIFLYGVSLLYGLSGGQTRLTAITANVVGGQQSLGIVIALVFVIAGIAFKIAAVPFHQWTPDVYEGSPTPVVAFLSVGSKAAGFALAIRLLVTAFPAVSEQWHFVMAALAILSMVLGNVVALAQSSMKRMLAYSSIAQAGFVMIGLIIGTDAGYSSMVFYLMVYLFMNLGGFACVILFTLRTGTDEISEYSGLYQKDPLLTLCLSLCLLSLGGIPPLAGFFGKVYLFWAGWQAGAYTLVLIGLLTSVISIYYYIRVVKMMVVKEPEEMSDAVKNYPEIRWNLPGMRPLQVGLIVCLVFTAIGGILSNPLFNLADSSVTRTPMLRPAGAALQQAEAENKARVQDIAEALIAPQVKPEVEQL from the coding sequence ATGGACTTTGCCAATCTCGCTTCCCAGCTTAACGCTGGCACTATTCTTCCAGAAGGAATCGTGATTACCACCCTGATGATCGTCCTGCTGGGCGATATCATTGGCGGACGATCGGCGACTCGCTGGACTCCTTACTTTGCGATCGGTGGACTGCTCTCCGCTGTCGCCTCCCTGTTTTACCAGTGGGATATCGCTAACCCGATCGCCTTTCTGGGATCGTTTAATGCCGATGCCCTCAGTATTGTGTTTCGGGGAATTATTGCCCTCTCCGCTGCGGTAACGATTTTGATTACCGTTCGCTACATCGAGCAGTCGGGCACACCCCTGGGCGAATTTTTGGTGATTTTGCTGACCGCTGTGACGGGCGGAATGCTGCTCTCCGGTGCGGATGAGCTAATCATGATCTACGTCGCTCTGGAAACCCTCAGTATCTCTTCCTACCTGCTGACGGGCTACATGAAGCGCGACCCGCGATCGAACGAGGCAGCCCTCAAGTATCTCTTAATCGGTGCGGCAAGCTCCGCGATCTTCCTGTACGGCGTATCCCTGCTGTATGGCCTCTCTGGCGGTCAAACCCGTCTGACAGCAATTACGGCAAACGTGGTCGGCGGTCAGCAGTCCCTCGGCATTGTGATTGCTCTGGTGTTTGTGATCGCTGGAATTGCCTTCAAGATCGCGGCTGTGCCTTTCCACCAGTGGACACCTGACGTTTACGAAGGTTCTCCTACTCCCGTCGTCGCGTTCCTGTCCGTCGGTTCTAAGGCGGCTGGCTTTGCCCTAGCAATTCGCCTCTTGGTGACGGCTTTCCCGGCAGTGTCGGAGCAGTGGCATTTTGTGATGGCGGCGCTGGCGATCCTGAGCATGGTGCTGGGGAACGTGGTGGCTCTCGCTCAGTCGAGCATGAAGCGGATGCTGGCATATTCCTCGATCGCCCAGGCAGGTTTTGTCATGATCGGTCTGATCATCGGCACGGATGCGGGCTACTCCAGCATGGTCTTCTACCTGATGGTCTACCTGTTCATGAACCTGGGCGGTTTCGCCTGCGTGATTCTCTTCACCCTCCGAACGGGCACGGACGAAATCAGCGAGTACAGCGGTCTGTACCAGAAAGACCCCCTGCTTACCCTCTGCCTGAGCCTCTGTCTGCTGTCGCTGGGCGGCATTCCTCCTCTGGCGGGCTTCTTTGGGAAGGTTTACTTGTTTTGGGCAGGTTGGCAGGCGGGCGCGTACACCCTGGTTCTCATCGGTCTGCTGACCAGCGTGATCTCCATCTACTACTACATCCGTGTGGTGAAGATGATGGTAGTGAAGGAGCCGGAGGAAATGTCCGATGCGGTGAAGAACTACCCCGAAATCCGCTGGAATCTGCCGGGAATGCGTCCGCTCCAGGTCGGTCTGATTGTCTGTCTGGTGTTCACGGCGATCGGCGGTATTCTCTCAAATCCGCTGTTCAACCTGGCAGATAGTTCCGTTACGCGGACTCCCATGCTGCGTCCTGCCGGGGCGGCACTGCAACAGGCGGAAGCTGAAAATAAGGCGAGAGTTCAGGACATCGCTGAGGCGCTCATTGCACCCCAGGTTAAGCCGGAAGTAGAGCAGCTTTAG
- a CDS encoding riboflavin synthase, translating to MFTGLVRSIGRLRPLGTDLMQITCDYPAGGTSEANRAGAEAILTDLELGDSVAVDGVCLTVMHLLPNGFTAAVSPETLGRTTLGKTSGEMLVNLEPSLRVGSKLGGHFVTGHIDGLGYLDSAVRTENAWEMSFRADGRVSRYIVPKGSIAVNGVSLTVADCDAIGSWFKVAVIPVTYAETNLRLLEPGDPVNLEGDVLGKYVEKFLRAGKDDSERSVPQEMMGRSSMEGVSPGFLAEHGYL from the coding sequence GTGTTTACTGGACTCGTTCGATCGATCGGCAGACTGCGCCCCCTGGGAACTGACCTGATGCAGATTACCTGCGATTACCCCGCAGGGGGAACTAGCGAAGCCAACCGTGCTGGAGCAGAAGCAATTCTGACCGACCTGGAGTTAGGCGATAGCGTTGCCGTGGATGGCGTTTGTCTCACCGTGATGCACCTGCTGCCCAACGGCTTTACCGCTGCCGTCTCCCCCGAAACCCTGGGTCGTACCACGCTAGGCAAAACATCAGGCGAAATGCTGGTGAATCTGGAACCTTCGCTGCGGGTGGGCAGTAAGCTGGGCGGACACTTCGTCACCGGACATATTGACGGTCTGGGCTACCTGGATAGCGCCGTTCGCACCGAGAACGCCTGGGAAATGAGCTTTCGCGCAGATGGACGGGTGAGCCGCTATATTGTTCCCAAGGGCAGTATTGCCGTGAATGGGGTGAGCCTGACGGTGGCAGACTGTGACGCGATCGGCTCCTGGTTTAAAGTGGCAGTGATTCCTGTAACCTACGCCGAAACCAATCTGCGGCTACTCGAACCCGGCGATCCGGTGAATCTGGAAGGGGATGTCTTAGGCAAATACGTCGAGAAGTTTTTGAGGGCAGGCAAGGACGATTCTGAGCGATCGGTTCCTCAGGAAATGATGGGGCGATCTAGCATGGAGGGAGTTAGTCCGGGATTTCTGGCGGAGCATGGATATCTGTAG
- the rpsR gene encoding 30S ribosomal protein S18 — protein sequence MTYFRRRVSPIKPGDPIDYKDVDLLRKYVTERGKILPRRITGLTAKQQRDLTQAIKRARILALLPFVNQEG from the coding sequence CGTCTCTCCCATCAAGCCTGGTGATCCGATCGACTACAAAGACGTGGATCTCCTCCGCAAATACGTTACCGAGCGGGGAAAAATTCTGCCTCGCCGCATCACGGGTCTGACTGCCAAGCAGCAGCGTGACCTGACTCAGGCAATCAAGCGGGCACGAATTCTTGCTCTGCTGCCCTTCGTGAACCAGGAAGGCTAA
- a CDS encoding ribonuclease catalytic domain-containing protein, whose product MEKGTLVEFRPQGDSQEKSRRRLAVVDRPEGKKHLVVIDERGQSHTLHPRQITYAVAGEAYLAKDISGFWQSIQPYLDPSSLEVAWEILVEDGEAVEPATMAMLLFSDQSPSLCYAAYYLLSEDKLYFKQKGDRYEPRPVAQVNELKHQATIEAQRIQEWQGFLSRVQQALAGESIEWQMSDRPRLEALERLAVFGDEASHRAPALETLSALGRPETSQAAFQLLVDLRLWSPHENLFLRRSQIPTQFAQRVTEMAHSRIDSPPSDQDQNRLDLTALKVYTIDDESTREIDDGVSVEFLPDGRQRLWIHIADPTRWVVPGDDLDLEARRRSTTVYLPTGMIPMFPPELATGPMSLNQGQVCTALSFGVVLSDEGAIAEYRIAPSLIKPTYRLTYEDVDEMLELQVEPEISAISTWAKRRTAWRQSQGAISIRMPESSIKVRDDEITIDVLEDSASRNLVAEMMILAGEVAGRYGEENHLALPFRGQPQPELPPEEELMQLPAGPVRDCAIRRCMPRSEVSLTPGRHASLGLNTYTQVTSPIRRYADLLAHFQIKAHLRGETLPFSHEEAQELIQSVSSTAYESTLVERQTNRYWGLEYLRRHADVVWQVLMLRWLREYENLGLVLIEDLGLEMAVRFTRSVEVGDRLEIKVSYVDPRQDIIQFTEVSGSMAQTA is encoded by the coding sequence ATGGAAAAGGGCACTTTAGTTGAATTTCGACCGCAAGGTGATTCACAAGAGAAAAGCCGCCGCCGATTGGCGGTTGTGGATCGTCCTGAAGGAAAAAAGCATTTAGTTGTAATTGATGAGCGAGGACAGTCCCATACGCTGCATCCCCGCCAGATTACCTATGCCGTCGCCGGAGAAGCCTATCTCGCTAAAGATATTTCCGGCTTCTGGCAGTCGATTCAGCCCTATCTTGACCCTTCTAGCCTGGAGGTTGCCTGGGAAATCCTCGTCGAAGATGGGGAAGCGGTCGAACCCGCGACGATGGCAATGCTGCTCTTTTCCGACCAAAGCCCGTCGCTCTGCTATGCGGCGTACTATTTGCTTTCTGAAGACAAGCTTTATTTTAAACAAAAGGGCGATCGCTACGAGCCGCGACCCGTCGCCCAGGTCAACGAACTGAAGCATCAAGCCACGATCGAAGCACAGCGAATCCAGGAATGGCAGGGATTTCTGTCACGAGTACAACAGGCATTGGCGGGAGAATCGATAGAATGGCAGATGAGCGATCGTCCTCGACTGGAGGCACTTGAGCGATTGGCGGTGTTTGGCGACGAAGCCAGCCATCGCGCTCCGGCACTGGAAACCCTCTCTGCGCTAGGAAGACCAGAAACATCCCAAGCCGCCTTTCAGCTTCTCGTAGACCTTCGCCTCTGGAGTCCCCACGAAAACTTGTTCTTGCGGCGGAGCCAGATTCCAACCCAGTTCGCTCAGAGGGTAACAGAAATGGCTCACAGTCGCATTGATTCACCGCCGTCCGATCAAGACCAAAATCGGCTGGATCTCACCGCCCTCAAGGTTTATACGATCGACGACGAAAGCACCCGCGAAATTGATGATGGGGTCAGCGTCGAATTTTTGCCGGACGGCAGACAGCGCCTCTGGATACACATTGCCGACCCGACTCGCTGGGTGGTGCCGGGAGACGATCTGGATCTGGAAGCTCGCCGCCGCAGCACGACGGTTTATTTACCTACGGGCATGATCCCCATGTTTCCGCCGGAACTGGCAACGGGTCCGATGAGCCTCAACCAGGGGCAAGTCTGCACTGCCCTCAGCTTTGGCGTGGTTTTGAGTGACGAAGGGGCGATCGCCGAATATCGAATTGCGCCCAGCTTGATTAAGCCTACCTATCGTCTCACCTACGAAGATGTAGACGAAATGCTGGAATTGCAGGTAGAGCCAGAAATCTCGGCAATCTCGACCTGGGCAAAGCGACGGACTGCCTGGAGACAGTCTCAGGGGGCAATCAGTATTCGGATGCCGGAATCTTCGATCAAGGTGCGCGATGACGAAATCACGATCGACGTTCTGGAAGACTCGGCTTCGCGCAATCTAGTAGCTGAAATGATGATCCTGGCGGGTGAAGTTGCCGGACGTTACGGCGAAGAAAATCATCTTGCCCTGCCTTTCCGAGGACAGCCCCAGCCCGAACTGCCGCCCGAAGAAGAACTGATGCAGCTACCCGCCGGACCTGTGCGAGACTGTGCAATTCGTCGTTGCATGCCCCGAAGCGAGGTCAGCCTAACGCCCGGTCGTCATGCAAGTCTTGGACTTAACACCTATACTCAGGTGACTTCCCCGATTCGCCGCTATGCCGATTTGCTGGCACATTTCCAAATCAAGGCACACCTGCGGGGTGAAACGCTGCCCTTCTCCCATGAGGAAGCACAGGAACTTATTCAATCTGTCAGTAGCACGGCATACGAATCTACGCTGGTTGAGCGGCAAACGAACCGCTACTGGGGATTGGAATACCTGCGTCGCCATGCCGATGTGGTTTGGCAAGTCCTGATGCTGCGCTGGCTGCGCGAATACGAAAATCTGGGACTGGTACTCATCGAAGACCTGGGACTGGAGATGGCAGTGCGATTCACTCGATCGGTTGAAGTGGGCGATCGACTGGAGATTAAAGTCTCCTATGTTGACCCACGCCAGGACATTATCCAATTTACGGAAGTCTCCGGCTCAATGGCACAGACAGCTTAA